A genome region from Chloroflexia bacterium SDU3-3 includes the following:
- a CDS encoding restriction endonuclease — MPTRSIHAEWLRLVEQSGPFLLPPALDRAFPQGLNATPPDLTAALRLAYIEWKDATQGLAPDMAMHRAWVEWVLRDVLAMNASLIRRAGGAGAWPEVGVPEHGELLQPDLVVGMAGGAARLLIQVLPPWQDLGKALPKARWQASPASRMEHLLRGAGVRLGLLTNGEHWMLVSGPADAASTTGFGSWYARLWLDEPLTFQAFHSLLGAHRLFGVADEDTLEALLRESAGQRQEVADQLGYQVRRAVELLVQAIDLADQNERRALLADIENEQIYHAALAVMMRLVFLLFAEEQRLLLLGDELYDRSYAASTLLDALREEADRSGEEVLEYRYDAWARLLALFRAVFGGMRHDRLTIAAYGGSLFDPDAYPFLEGRAKGTTWRDTPAIPLPISNRTVLHLLEALQMLRTSRDGGVAEAQRLSFRSLDIEQIGHVYEGLLDHTAVRATDVVLGLIGTSEREPEIPLAQLEQLMPKLGAAPTGQGSPLGSNAMHAFGAGLRLPFTEDLISFLGEETGRSASALRKAMSSPKDDAQLASLRSICGDQNLYDQVYPFAKLVRSDDYGRPVVIKKNQIYVTSGTQRRESGTHYTPRSLTIPMVEHTLEPLVYDGPATGAPQEKWKLRPASELLRLTICDPAMGSGAFLVQSCRYLAERLVDAWAEAENKVQEDSALPVEKRDQPDLTDVSLDTIAPNSVPRSHARRPLITPEGFPTDNPDEAIPADTQERLILAQQLVADRCLYGVDKNPLAVEMAKLSLWLVTLSSGRPFGFLDHALRCGDSLLGIRSIGQLMAWDLGYTDGADGSRLSFLAEPLRWAMERARSLRQQIRRTPSLDVRDTEQKARWLREAEEAMDLLRLAADLLVAAQLHSDKKQRDLLRIHFEAKMMGVAQAWQGATIGGAGALHLDAAREVLDELREEAEDLLDGRRPFHWPLEFPEVFADGGDEADIDQMLAAVRTGGAVPEQAAPGFAALVGNPPFMGGQKITGALGTPYRDFLVSYLAHGQRGSADICAYFFLRAGSLLRKGGQFGMLATNTIAQGDTREVGLDKLVADGMIIPRAVPSRRWPGKAAVEVAHIWVRHGDWRGVYVLNDQPTSSITPFLTTASAASGTPFRLKANENKSFIGSYVLGMGFVLEPDEAQALIERDPRNKDVLFPYLNGEDLNSRPDQSPSRWVINFHDWPLERAETYPDVMRIVREKVKPERDKLGEGNPTAKDRSRRWWQFARQTMNLYATIAGMERVIVTALVSKYVNFIFEPSNIVFMHKLAIFPLSNIYLSIVQSTIHTEWAWQRSSTLGGSTINYSPTDCFETFPFPFCEGVSAKIAALATIGERYHSHRQRIMRERQEGLTKTYNRFHDQREASADIAELRRLHVEMDQAVAAAYGWGDLDLGHGFHETKQGLRYTIDEAARRSVLDRLLLLNHERHAEEVAAGLHEKRPAKKPTGAAKRPRKAVDSGQLGLDLGEDAIAPSIPTALQPQHAPEKIIDTATLSPKPINVPANMVSVVPKPSQLSPLNKQTILFARMLELHQEHDRDYTLGRIKLEKIAHLVEAHFATDLGRMPRRMAAGPADTVQLRKVLTYGKKIEAFREHMWYSKDQRRFRLIPQPNLHPIAGRMRSAFGEQTDAIEKFIISMVGLDSDQAEIIATLYAAWNDLLADRQQVSEELLFQTFYDWHPNKEKYSWGQLRIMHQRIIDERIIPTGRAKRTVPR, encoded by the coding sequence ATGCCCACCCGCAGCATCCACGCCGAATGGCTCCGGCTTGTCGAGCAGTCTGGCCCATTTCTGCTACCGCCCGCGCTTGATCGCGCCTTCCCGCAGGGCCTCAACGCCACCCCGCCTGATCTGACTGCGGCGCTGCGCCTCGCCTACATCGAGTGGAAGGACGCGACCCAGGGCCTCGCGCCTGACATGGCGATGCACCGCGCCTGGGTGGAGTGGGTGCTGCGCGATGTGCTGGCCATGAACGCCTCGCTCATCCGCCGCGCTGGCGGGGCGGGCGCGTGGCCCGAGGTGGGCGTGCCCGAGCACGGCGAGCTGCTGCAGCCCGACCTAGTGGTCGGCATGGCGGGCGGGGCGGCGCGGCTGCTCATCCAGGTGCTGCCGCCCTGGCAGGATCTGGGCAAGGCCCTGCCCAAGGCCCGCTGGCAGGCATCCCCGGCCAGCCGCATGGAGCATCTGCTGCGCGGCGCGGGCGTGCGCCTGGGCCTGCTCACCAACGGCGAGCACTGGATGCTGGTCAGCGGCCCCGCCGATGCGGCCAGCACCACCGGCTTTGGCTCGTGGTACGCGCGGCTGTGGCTCGATGAGCCCCTGACCTTCCAGGCCTTCCATAGCCTGCTGGGCGCACATCGCCTGTTCGGCGTGGCCGATGAGGACACCCTGGAGGCGCTGCTGCGCGAGAGCGCGGGCCAGCGCCAGGAGGTGGCCGACCAGCTGGGCTACCAGGTGCGCCGCGCGGTGGAGCTGCTGGTGCAGGCCATCGACCTAGCCGACCAGAACGAGCGACGCGCGCTGCTGGCCGACATTGAAAACGAGCAGATCTACCACGCCGCGCTGGCGGTGATGATGCGGCTGGTATTCCTGCTGTTTGCCGAGGAGCAGCGCCTGCTGCTGCTGGGCGACGAGCTGTACGACCGCTCCTACGCGGCGTCGACCCTGCTCGACGCGCTGCGCGAGGAGGCCGACCGCTCCGGCGAGGAGGTGCTGGAGTACCGCTACGACGCCTGGGCGCGGCTGCTGGCGCTGTTCCGCGCGGTGTTCGGCGGCATGCGCCACGACCGCCTGACGATCGCGGCCTACGGCGGCAGCCTGTTCGACCCCGACGCGTACCCGTTCCTCGAAGGCCGCGCCAAGGGGACGACATGGCGCGACACGCCCGCCATCCCCCTGCCGATCAGCAACCGCACCGTGCTGCACCTGCTGGAGGCGCTCCAGATGCTGCGCACATCTCGCGATGGCGGCGTGGCCGAGGCCCAGCGCCTCAGCTTCCGCTCGCTAGACATCGAGCAGATCGGCCACGTCTACGAGGGCCTGCTCGACCACACCGCCGTGCGCGCCACCGATGTGGTGCTGGGCCTGATCGGCACCAGCGAGCGCGAGCCAGAGATCCCGCTGGCCCAGCTTGAGCAGCTGATGCCCAAGCTGGGTGCTGCGCCCACCGGCCAGGGCAGCCCACTCGGTTCCAACGCCATGCACGCATTCGGCGCTGGCTTACGCCTGCCCTTCACCGAGGATCTGATCAGCTTCCTCGGCGAGGAGACCGGGCGCTCGGCCAGCGCGCTGCGCAAGGCCATGAGCAGCCCAAAGGATGACGCCCAACTCGCGTCCCTGCGGTCGATCTGCGGCGACCAGAACCTGTACGATCAGGTGTACCCCTTCGCCAAGCTGGTGCGCAGCGACGACTACGGGCGACCCGTGGTCATCAAAAAAAACCAGATCTACGTCACCTCGGGCACGCAGCGCCGCGAGAGCGGTACCCACTACACGCCCAGATCGCTCACGATCCCAATGGTCGAGCACACGCTGGAGCCGCTGGTCTATGACGGGCCTGCGACAGGCGCGCCGCAGGAAAAATGGAAGCTGCGCCCCGCCAGCGAGCTGCTGCGCCTCACGATCTGCGACCCGGCGATGGGCTCGGGCGCGTTCCTGGTGCAGTCGTGCCGCTATCTGGCCGAGCGGCTGGTGGATGCGTGGGCCGAGGCGGAAAACAAGGTGCAGGAGGATTCTGCACTGCCCGTGGAGAAGCGTGATCAGCCAGACCTCACAGACGTTTCTCTGGACACCATCGCCCCCAATAGCGTTCCCCGCTCGCATGCCCGCCGCCCGCTCATCACGCCCGAGGGCTTCCCAACCGACAACCCCGACGAGGCCATCCCCGCCGACACGCAGGAGCGACTGATCTTGGCGCAGCAGCTGGTGGCCGACCGCTGCCTGTACGGCGTGGACAAGAACCCGCTGGCGGTAGAGATGGCCAAGCTCTCGCTGTGGCTGGTGACGCTCTCCAGCGGGCGACCGTTTGGCTTTCTCGACCACGCGCTGCGCTGCGGCGACTCGCTGCTGGGCATCCGCTCGATTGGCCAGCTGATGGCCTGGGATCTGGGCTACACCGACGGGGCCGACGGCTCGCGCCTGAGCTTCCTGGCCGAGCCGCTGCGCTGGGCCATGGAGCGCGCGCGGTCGCTGCGCCAGCAGATCCGCCGCACGCCCTCGCTGGATGTGCGCGACACCGAGCAGAAGGCCCGCTGGCTGCGCGAGGCCGAGGAGGCCATGGACCTGCTGCGGCTGGCCGCCGACCTGCTGGTGGCCGCGCAGCTCCACAGCGATAAAAAGCAGCGCGACCTGCTGCGCATACACTTTGAGGCCAAGATGATGGGCGTAGCTCAGGCCTGGCAGGGCGCTACCATCGGCGGGGCCGGGGCGCTGCACCTCGATGCGGCGCGCGAGGTGCTAGACGAACTGCGGGAGGAAGCAGAGGATCTGCTCGATGGGCGCAGGCCTTTCCACTGGCCGCTGGAGTTCCCCGAGGTGTTTGCCGATGGCGGAGACGAGGCCGACATCGACCAGATGCTGGCCGCTGTGCGCACGGGCGGCGCGGTGCCCGAGCAGGCCGCCCCCGGCTTTGCGGCGCTGGTGGGCAACCCGCCGTTCATGGGCGGCCAGAAGATCACGGGGGCGCTTGGGACGCCCTACCGCGACTTCTTGGTGAGCTACCTAGCCCACGGCCAGCGCGGCAGCGCCGACATCTGCGCCTACTTCTTCCTGCGCGCCGGGAGCCTGCTGCGCAAGGGCGGGCAGTTCGGCATGCTGGCCACCAACACCATCGCCCAGGGCGACACCCGCGAGGTTGGGCTGGATAAGCTGGTGGCCGATGGCATGATCATCCCGCGCGCGGTGCCCAGCCGCCGCTGGCCGGGCAAGGCGGCGGTGGAGGTGGCGCATATCTGGGTGCGCCACGGCGACTGGCGCGGGGTGTATGTGCTCAACGACCAGCCGACCAGCAGCATCACGCCGTTCCTGACCACCGCCAGCGCGGCCAGCGGCACACCCTTCCGGCTGAAGGCCAACGAAAATAAGTCGTTTATCGGCTCGTATGTGTTGGGCATGGGTTTTGTGCTCGAACCCGACGAGGCGCAGGCCTTGATCGAGCGAGACCCGCGCAATAAGGATGTGCTCTTCCCCTATCTGAACGGCGAGGATCTCAACAGCCGCCCCGACCAGTCGCCCTCACGCTGGGTGATCAACTTCCACGACTGGCCGCTGGAGCGGGCGGAAACATACCCCGATGTGATGAGGATCGTGCGCGAGAAGGTGAAGCCGGAGCGGGATAAGCTAGGCGAAGGCAATCCTACCGCTAAAGACCGATCTAGGCGGTGGTGGCAATTCGCACGTCAGACTATGAACCTCTACGCCACCATCGCGGGCATGGAGCGGGTAATTGTAACAGCTCTTGTTTCAAAATATGTAAATTTCATATTTGAACCTTCTAATATAGTGTTCATGCATAAACTTGCAATTTTCCCACTGAGTAACATCTACTTGAGTATTGTTCAATCCACGATTCATACAGAATGGGCATGGCAACGTAGTTCAACTCTTGGTGGTTCAACCATTAACTATTCCCCCACCGACTGTTTCGAGACCTTCCCTTTCCCCTTTTGCGAGGGCGTGAGCGCAAAAATCGCTGCGCTGGCCACCATTGGCGAGCGCTACCACAGCCACCGCCAGCGCATCATGCGCGAGCGCCAGGAGGGCCTGACCAAAACCTACAACCGCTTCCACGACCAGCGCGAGGCCAGCGCCGACATCGCCGAGCTGCGGCGGCTGCATGTAGAGATGGACCAGGCCGTGGCGGCGGCCTACGGCTGGGGCGATCTGGACCTGGGGCACGGCTTCCATGAGACCAAGCAGGGCCTGCGCTACACCATCGACGAGGCCGCGCGGCGCAGCGTGCTCGACCGGCTGCTGCTGCTCAACCACGAGCGCCACGCCGAGGAGGTCGCGGCGGGCCTGCACGAGAAGAGGCCCGCCAAGAAGCCCACGGGCGCGGCCAAGCGACCCCGCAAGGCTGTAGACAGCGGGCAGCTCGGGCTGGACCTGGGGGAGGATGCTATTGCACCAAGCATACCCACTGCACTGCAACCTCAGCATGCACCAGAAAAGATTATCGATACCGCAACTCTATCCCCTAAACCTATCAATGTACCAGCAAATATGGTCTCTGTCGTACCCAAACCATCGCAGCTCTCACCCCTCAACAAACAAACCATCTTATTTGCACGAATGCTTGAGCTACATCAAGAACATGATCGCGATTATACGCTTGGCCGCATCAAGCTCGAAAAGATCGCTCACCTCGTCGAGGCACACTTTGCCACAGACCTTGGCCGAATGCCCCGCCGAATGGCCGCTGGCCCTGCTGACACTGTACAGCTTAGGAAGGTTCTCACCTATGGAAAAAAGATAGAAGCCTTTCGCGAACATATGTGGTATAGCAAAGATCAACGTAGATTCCGGCTTATACCACAGCCTAATCTCCACCCGATAGCAGGGCGTATGCGCAGTGCCTTTGGCGAGCAAACCGATGCCATCGAAAAGTTCATCATATCGATGGTTGGACTCGACAGCGACCAGGCAGAAATCATAGCGACCCTCTACGCGGCTTGGAATGATCTGCTGGCCGATAGGCAGCAGGTGAGCGAAGAGCTGCTCTTTCAGACTTTCTATGACTGGCATCCGAATAAAGAGAAATATAGTTGGGGGCAACTTCGCATCATGCACCAGCGAATCATCGATGAGCGCATCATCCCAACAGGGCGCGCAAAACGAACCGTGCCCAGGTAG
- a CDS encoding helicase yields the protein MIAASLPEQGQLVEVRRRRYVVAEVQGSQQPVGALAPEALRPQHMVTLASIEDDALGEELQVIWELEPGARVLDQQALPAPEGFDDPARLDAFLHAVRWGAASSADVRALQSPFRSGIAIEDYQLDPVVRAIQMPRANLLIADDVGLGKTIEAGLVAQELIIRHRARRILIICPSALQIQWRDQMREKFGLEFRIVDSELMRTLRRSRGIHVNPWGHFPRLITSIDYLKRDQPMRLFRETLPVGGHTYPRTYDLLIVDEAHNVAPSGVGRYAKDSLRTEAIRTLAPHFEHKLFLTATPHNGYAESFSSLLELLDNQRFARGVPPDRSVLRRVMVRRLKSELKVHWSGRALFPARELQHIEVAYAEAERAAHRQLQAYTALRQQDSQDAAERTATEFVLKLLKKRLLSSPAAFAATLEKHLASLEGAQHPERRAARRTPLGILRAMVADIEDAAGDGESDERLEEVVHTSSRLFRPTTAQEQALLDALRTWAEGARRRPDAKARTLLDWLGQIVRPGGAWSDERVIIFTEYRDTQNWLFDLLAAEGLTASGRTMRLSGGMADDERERVKAAFQASPDESAVRILLATDAASEGIDLQRHCYRLVHYEIPWNPNRMEQRNGRIDRHGQQHNPQIFHFAPQGFDAASIRPDVAVGQLEGDLEFLMRAVQKVEQIREDLGKVGPVIADQVTDAMLGRRQRLDTAQAERDAEPTRRMLVFERKLDDQIRKLYEQLQESRHTLQLTPEHVQAVVEIALDLAGQPPLREAALPGVWPDPGGARRRCPVFHLPPLQGSWAACAEGLEHPHTRALRPIVFDHELAKGRDDVVLAHLNHRLVQMALRLLRAEVWNTASHQRHLHRVAARTIPDHLASAPLALIYGRLVVIGGDSARLHEEIIVAGGEIQQGRLRRLNVGQVQETLDAMGDAQPAPAVRDDLARAWPAVADAARAALDARAEDRAASLLRLLAERRAKEAADIQQVLDELDRAIRAELDDEHRPVQLALDLFNESEREQYRRDIDALEARLAQIPAERAQETEAIERRYAGIQHRLFPLAVVFLVPRRMA from the coding sequence ATGATCGCAGCCAGCCTGCCCGAGCAGGGCCAGCTTGTCGAGGTGCGCCGCCGCCGCTACGTGGTGGCCGAGGTGCAGGGCAGCCAGCAGCCCGTGGGCGCGCTGGCCCCCGAGGCGCTGCGCCCGCAGCACATGGTCACGCTGGCATCCATCGAGGATGACGCGCTGGGCGAGGAGCTTCAGGTGATCTGGGAGCTTGAGCCGGGCGCGCGCGTGCTCGATCAGCAGGCCCTGCCCGCCCCCGAGGGCTTCGACGACCCGGCGCGGCTGGACGCCTTCCTGCACGCGGTGCGCTGGGGCGCGGCCTCCTCCGCCGATGTGCGGGCCTTGCAGTCGCCCTTCCGCAGCGGCATCGCCATCGAGGACTACCAGCTCGACCCGGTGGTGCGCGCCATCCAGATGCCCCGCGCCAACCTGCTGATCGCCGACGACGTGGGCCTGGGCAAGACTATCGAGGCCGGGCTGGTGGCCCAGGAGCTGATCATCCGCCACCGCGCCCGCCGCATCCTGATCATCTGCCCGTCGGCGCTCCAGATCCAGTGGCGCGACCAGATGCGCGAGAAGTTCGGCCTGGAGTTTCGGATCGTCGACAGCGAGCTGATGCGCACGCTGCGGCGCTCGCGCGGCATCCACGTGAACCCGTGGGGCCACTTCCCGCGCCTGATCACCTCGATCGACTACCTCAAGCGCGACCAGCCGATGCGCCTGTTTCGCGAGACGCTGCCGGTGGGCGGCCACACCTACCCGCGCACCTACGACCTGCTGATCGTCGACGAGGCCCACAACGTCGCGCCTTCGGGCGTGGGTCGCTACGCCAAGGACTCGCTGCGCACCGAGGCCATCCGCACGCTCGCGCCGCACTTCGAGCACAAGCTGTTCCTCACCGCCACGCCGCACAACGGCTACGCCGAGAGCTTCTCGTCGCTGCTGGAGCTGCTGGACAACCAGCGCTTCGCGCGCGGGGTGCCGCCCGACCGCAGCGTGCTCCGGCGCGTGATGGTGCGCCGCCTCAAATCCGAGCTGAAGGTGCACTGGAGCGGGCGCGCGCTGTTCCCCGCTCGCGAGCTTCAGCATATCGAGGTGGCCTACGCCGAGGCCGAGCGCGCCGCCCACCGCCAGCTCCAAGCCTACACCGCGCTGCGCCAGCAGGACAGCCAGGACGCCGCCGAGCGCACCGCCACCGAGTTCGTGCTCAAGCTGCTCAAGAAGCGGCTGCTCTCCTCGCCCGCCGCCTTCGCCGCCACGCTGGAGAAGCACCTGGCCTCGCTGGAGGGGGCGCAGCACCCCGAGCGGCGGGCCGCGCGCCGCACGCCGCTGGGCATCCTGCGGGCCATGGTGGCCGACATCGAGGATGCGGCGGGCGACGGCGAGAGCGACGAGCGGCTGGAGGAGGTCGTGCACACCAGCTCGCGGCTGTTTCGGCCCACCACCGCGCAGGAGCAGGCCCTGCTCGATGCGCTGCGCACCTGGGCCGAGGGGGCGCGGCGCAGGCCCGACGCCAAGGCCCGCACGCTGCTGGACTGGCTGGGCCAGATCGTGCGCCCCGGCGGCGCGTGGTCGGACGAGCGCGTGATCATCTTCACCGAGTACCGCGACACCCAGAACTGGCTGTTCGACCTGCTGGCCGCCGAGGGCCTCACCGCCAGCGGGCGCACCATGCGGCTCTCCGGCGGCATGGCCGACGACGAGCGCGAGCGGGTCAAGGCCGCGTTCCAGGCCAGCCCGGATGAGAGCGCGGTGCGCATCCTGCTGGCCACCGACGCCGCATCCGAGGGCATCGACCTCCAGCGCCACTGCTACCGGCTGGTGCACTACGAGATCCCCTGGAACCCCAACCGCATGGAGCAGCGCAACGGGCGTATCGACCGCCACGGCCAGCAGCACAACCCGCAGATCTTCCACTTCGCGCCGCAGGGCTTCGACGCGGCCAGCATCCGCCCCGATGTGGCGGTGGGCCAGCTGGAGGGCGATCTGGAGTTCCTGATGCGGGCGGTGCAGAAGGTCGAGCAGATCCGCGAGGATCTGGGCAAGGTCGGCCCGGTGATCGCAGATCAGGTGACGGATGCGATGCTGGGGCGGCGGCAGCGGCTCGACACCGCCCAGGCCGAGCGCGACGCCGAGCCGACGCGGCGCATGCTGGTGTTCGAACGCAAGCTGGATGACCAGATCCGCAAGCTCTACGAGCAGCTCCAGGAGAGCCGCCACACGCTCCAGCTCACGCCCGAGCACGTGCAGGCGGTGGTGGAGATCGCGCTGGATCTGGCGGGCCAGCCGCCGCTGCGCGAGGCGGCGCTGCCCGGCGTGTGGCCCGACCCCGGCGGCGCGCGGCGGCGCTGCCCGGTGTTCCACCTGCCGCCGCTCCAGGGCAGCTGGGCGGCCTGCGCCGAGGGCCTGGAGCACCCCCACACCCGCGCCCTGCGCCCGATCGTGTTCGACCACGAGCTGGCCAAGGGCCGCGACGATGTGGTGCTGGCCCACCTCAACCACCGCCTGGTGCAGATGGCGCTGCGCCTGCTGCGCGCCGAGGTCTGGAACACCGCCAGCCACCAGCGCCACCTGCACCGCGTGGCCGCCCGCACCATCCCCGACCACCTGGCCAGTGCGCCGCTGGCCCTGATCTACGGGCGGCTGGTGGTGATCGGCGGCGACAGCGCCCGCCTGCACGAGGAGATCATCGTGGCGGGCGGCGAGATCCAGCAGGGGCGGCTGCGCAGGCTGAACGTGGGCCAGGTGCAGGAGACGCTGGACGCGATGGGCGACGCCCAGCCCGCGCCCGCCGTGCGCGACGACCTGGCCCGCGCGTGGCCCGCCGTGGCCGACGCGGCGCGGGCCGCGCTGGACGCCCGCGCCGAGGACCGCGCCGCCAGCCTGCTGCGCCTGCTCGCCGAGCGCCGCGCCAAGGAGGCCGCCGACATCCAGCAGGTGCTGGATGAGCTAGATCGGGCTATCCGCGCCGAGCTGGATGACGAGCATCGCCCGGTGCAGCTGGCGCTGGACCTGTTCAACGAGAGCGAGCGCGAGCAGTACCGGCGCGATATCGACGCGCTGGAGGCCCGCCTGGCCCAGATCCCCGCCGAGCGCGCGCAGGAGACCGAGGCCATCGAGCGGCGCTACGCGGGCATCCAGCACCGGCTGTTCCCGCTCGCGGTGGTATTCCTAGTGCCTCGGCGGATGGCGTAG
- the rmuC gene encoding DNA recombination protein RmuC produces the protein MGHRRRPRPPPARPDRPADRARHPGRDRPSRGHSQHRHAHRACIRQRRARRQSRGHPERAQQSITAHAERAAKAETALEREQTALAEAQRNEQRMADTFARLSGEALRASADQLFQRAEQQFRSHQQLAHSDLSALIDPMRQQLAQQEQSIQALEASRQQAYGSIEAQLRQMADGQQSLTAATHSLTTALRHPGVRGRWGELQLRQVVEAAGMSDLCDFSEQQTITTDDGTRQRPDMVIKLPNGRAVIVDAKVPLDAYLAALDEPDEAKRPALLARHAAQVRAHVDAMGSRDYQRSLDSSHDFVVLFIPGEVFYSAALEHDSTLLEHAMAKSVILANPATLIGLLKAVATGWREARLSEEAHTIKTEGENIYKALKTVAEHMGKVGKGLQKSVEAYNSAIGSLEGRLLPSARRMQALKISDEQIATPAPIEQHPRPITRAELLPAPEATPNDEDGQALTA, from the coding sequence ATGGGCCATCGCCGCCGCCCGAGGCCGCCGCCTGCGCGCCCAGATCGCCCAGCAGACCGAGCGCGCCACCCAGGCCGAGACCGCCCTAGCCGAGGCCACAGCCAGCATCGCCACGCTCACCGAGCGTGCATCCGCCAGCGCCGAGCGCGCCGACAAAGCCGAGGCCACCCTGAGCGAGCCCAGCAGAGCATCACCGCCCACGCCGAGCGCGCCGCCAAGGCCGAGACCGCGCTGGAGCGCGAGCAGACCGCCCTGGCCGAGGCCCAGCGGAACGAGCAGCGCATGGCCGACACCTTCGCCCGCCTGAGCGGCGAGGCCCTGCGCGCCAGCGCCGACCAGCTCTTCCAGCGCGCCGAGCAGCAGTTCCGCAGCCACCAGCAGCTCGCCCACAGCGACCTCAGCGCCCTGATCGACCCCATGCGCCAGCAGCTCGCCCAGCAGGAGCAGAGCATCCAGGCGCTGGAGGCCAGCCGCCAGCAGGCCTACGGCAGCATCGAGGCCCAGCTGCGCCAGATGGCCGATGGGCAGCAGAGCCTGACCGCCGCCACCCACAGCCTGACCACCGCCCTGCGCCACCCCGGCGTGCGCGGGCGCTGGGGCGAGCTCCAGCTGCGCCAGGTGGTCGAGGCCGCTGGCATGAGCGACCTGTGCGACTTCAGCGAGCAGCAGACCATCACCACCGACGATGGCACGCGCCAGCGGCCCGACATGGTGATCAAGCTGCCCAACGGGCGCGCGGTCATCGTCGACGCCAAGGTTCCGCTCGACGCCTACCTCGCCGCGCTCGACGAGCCAGACGAGGCCAAGCGCCCCGCACTGCTGGCCCGCCACGCCGCCCAGGTGCGCGCGCACGTGGACGCCATGGGCAGCCGCGACTACCAGCGCAGCCTCGATAGCTCGCACGACTTCGTGGTGCTGTTCATCCCCGGCGAGGTCTTCTACAGCGCCGCGCTGGAGCACGACAGCACGCTGCTGGAGCATGCCATGGCCAAGAGCGTCATCCTGGCCAACCCCGCCACCCTGATCGGCCTGCTCAAGGCCGTGGCCACCGGCTGGCGCGAGGCCCGGCTCTCCGAAGAGGCCCACACCATCAAGACCGAGGGCGAAAACATCTACAAGGCACTCAAGACCGTGGCCGAGCACATGGGCAAGGTCGGCAAGGGGCTGCAAAAATCCGTCGAGGCGTACAATAGCGCCATCGGCAGCCTTGAGGGGCGGCTGCTGCCCAGCGCCCGCCGCATGCAGGCGCTCAAGATCAGCGACGAGCAGATCGCCACGCCAGCCCCCATCGAGCAGCACCCCCGCCCCATCACCCGCGCCGAGCTGCTGCCCGCCCCCGAGGCTACGCCCAACGATGAGGATGGGCAGGCGCTCACCGCCTAG